In a single window of the Vibrio celticus genome:
- a CDS encoding glycoside hydrolase family 88 protein, with translation MDSDKTWANNAWKSVFEKVKFTSEDISVQFPSMTSEGRYEDTHAPWAWVVGFWPGLLWLLYEKEHYQPFKGIAIARENTMDGPLDEYVNIHHDVGFMWQLTSIKQYELFGNERSKNRALRAASHLASRFNINGRFLTAWNKNDVSAADPKGLSIIDSMMNLPLLYWAADQLDAPRFKLIAMAHADTVLKEFIRPDGSVRHMVEFDYITGDVKSYYGGQGYNENSAWSRGASWAVHGCALSYKYTREPRYLEAAMRTADFFIDQLPEDAVPHWDFRAPRDENTPRDTSAAACAASGMLLISELVEDETKKAHYFEAANRILKSLYDNYCTAGEDNQQGILTGGAFNCPKGLGVNCSLIYGDYYFVEALSKLVAKLSVEKEETIAQEAAV, from the coding sequence ATGGATTCAGATAAAACGTGGGCAAATAACGCTTGGAAAAGTGTGTTTGAGAAAGTTAAATTTACTAGTGAAGACATTTCAGTACAGTTTCCTTCCATGACGTCTGAAGGTAGGTATGAAGATACCCACGCTCCTTGGGCTTGGGTTGTCGGTTTTTGGCCTGGTTTGTTGTGGCTGCTTTATGAGAAAGAGCACTACCAGCCATTCAAAGGCATCGCCATAGCACGCGAGAACACGATGGATGGCCCGCTTGATGAATATGTTAATATCCACCATGATGTTGGCTTTATGTGGCAACTTACTTCAATCAAGCAGTATGAACTATTTGGCAACGAGCGTTCTAAAAATCGTGCACTTAGAGCAGCGAGTCACCTAGCGAGTCGATTTAACATCAATGGACGTTTCTTAACCGCTTGGAATAAAAATGATGTAAGTGCCGCAGACCCGAAAGGTTTGAGTATTATTGACAGTATGATGAACTTACCTCTTCTCTACTGGGCTGCTGACCAACTAGATGCACCGCGATTCAAACTGATTGCCATGGCGCACGCAGATACTGTGCTTAAAGAGTTTATTCGACCAGATGGTTCGGTAAGGCATATGGTTGAGTTTGACTATATTACTGGTGATGTGAAAAGCTACTACGGTGGTCAAGGCTACAATGAGAATTCTGCGTGGAGTAGAGGCGCATCGTGGGCGGTTCATGGCTGTGCATTAAGTTATAAATACACTAGAGAGCCAAGATACCTAGAAGCGGCCATGAGAACCGCTGACTTCTTTATTGACCAGTTACCTGAAGACGCAGTCCCACATTGGGACTTTAGAGCTCCAAGAGATGAGAATACGCCAAGAGATACTTCTGCAGCGGCGTGTGCTGCGAGTGGTATGTTACTCATCTCTGAGCTTGTTGAAGATGAAACAAAGAAAGCACATTACTTTGAAGCCGCCAATAGGATCCTAAAGAGTCTTTATGACAACTACTGTACAGCAGGCGAGGATAATCAGCAGGGAATCTTAACTGGAGGGGCGTTCAACTGTCCGAAAGGTTTGGGTGTTAATTGCTCTCTCATCTATGGTGACTACTACTTTGTAGAAGCTCTATCCAAACTGGTGGCAAAACTCTCGGTTGAGAAAGAAGAAACTATCGCCCAAGAAGCGGCGGTATGA
- a CDS encoding methyl-accepting chemotaxis protein, whose translation MSLLKNKLLFICIVPLLLVSLALFTITINELKSFKNEQIERERVVLLEHKQSELKHLVTLALSSMQDILKLPASKERDMMIIDIANRFKFDDNSFFFLNSYDQWSIANGRINRTEPKKLSFTRDSPTELHPLEKMVLQARSGGGFVQYDAQKSSNSAYYPKLAYTQNVPGYDWLIGTGYFIDDIELAAQEKVNSFESTITRIMNQTGLIALGIFILSLAACAFSIMKALKPFDNMNEALQDIAHGQGDLTHKLVVEVDDEVGRCAKSFNDFSEKIRLIVKTVSTEAQVIKGASTALDNSSQSSLELVQKQKVKTEFLTHVIHEMIMSAQEIANNGVQAASAANKATEEATKTSASLCDAVQELSRLNEDIHLSSNAMNELRQETEAIGSVLEVIQQIAEQTNLLALNAAIEAARAGDQGRGFAVVADEVRTLASRTQASTEEIRVMIDKLQISANNVVESMTVSRASSVHAKTVTEESNHSLVRVNQAIILLNEVNATISTAANEQTSVTEELNSNLHGLFELTNNTESEVNSVARISEELKQNVVALNKEMSQFTV comes from the coding sequence ATGTCACTTCTTAAGAACAAACTATTGTTCATTTGTATCGTACCTTTATTGCTCGTGTCATTGGCCTTATTTACAATCACAATCAATGAATTGAAGTCTTTTAAAAACGAGCAAATAGAGCGCGAGCGCGTTGTTCTATTGGAACACAAGCAAAGTGAATTAAAACACCTAGTAACGCTAGCTCTATCATCCATGCAGGATATATTAAAACTACCTGCGTCAAAAGAGCGCGATATGATGATTATCGACATAGCGAACCGTTTTAAATTTGATGATAATTCTTTTTTCTTTCTTAACTCTTATGATCAATGGTCGATTGCAAATGGTCGAATAAATAGAACTGAACCAAAGAAGCTAAGTTTCACTCGTGATTCCCCAACTGAACTGCACCCGCTTGAAAAAATGGTTCTCCAAGCTCGATCTGGTGGCGGATTTGTACAGTATGACGCGCAAAAAAGCTCAAATTCTGCATACTATCCCAAGCTTGCCTACACGCAAAATGTACCCGGTTATGACTGGTTAATCGGTACAGGATATTTTATTGATGATATTGAGCTTGCTGCGCAAGAGAAAGTTAACTCATTCGAATCAACCATCACTCGAATTATGAATCAAACAGGTCTGATTGCTTTAGGGATTTTTATTCTTTCATTAGCCGCGTGTGCGTTCTCAATCATGAAGGCCTTAAAGCCATTTGATAATATGAACGAAGCATTGCAAGACATTGCTCATGGTCAGGGAGATTTAACCCATAAATTGGTTGTTGAAGTTGATGATGAGGTGGGTCGATGTGCTAAGTCATTTAATGACTTTTCAGAAAAAATCCGCCTGATTGTCAAGACTGTCTCAACAGAAGCGCAGGTGATTAAAGGCGCGTCTACTGCACTAGATAACTCATCCCAATCCAGTTTAGAACTAGTACAAAAGCAAAAGGTTAAGACAGAATTCTTAACGCATGTCATTCATGAAATGATCATGAGTGCACAAGAAATTGCCAACAATGGGGTTCAAGCCGCTAGTGCTGCTAATAAGGCAACAGAGGAAGCAACAAAAACATCTGCTTCGCTATGCGATGCTGTGCAAGAACTGAGCAGGCTCAATGAAGATATTCATCTGTCCTCCAATGCAATGAATGAGTTACGACAAGAGACTGAAGCAATCGGCTCAGTACTTGAGGTGATTCAACAAATAGCTGAACAAACGAACCTGCTGGCTCTTAATGCCGCCATTGAAGCTGCCCGAGCAGGTGATCAAGGGCGAGGGTTCGCAGTTGTAGCGGATGAAGTAAGAACACTTGCCAGCAGGACCCAGGCTAGCACCGAAGAGATTCGTGTGATGATCGACAAACTGCAGATTAGCGCGAATAATGTTGTGGAATCTATGACAGTGAGTAGAGCATCGAGTGTTCATGCTAAAACAGTCACGGAAGAATCTAACCATTCCCTGGTTCGGGTTAATCAAGCAATCATTTTGTTGAATGAGGTAAATGCTACGATTTCGACGGCTGCCAATGAGCAGACCTCGGTTACGGAAGAGTTAAATTCTAATCTACATGGCTTATTTGAGCTTACGAATAATACTGAATCTGAGGTGAATTCGGTCGCTAGGATTAGCGAAGAGTTGAAGCAAAATGTAGTCGCTCTCAATAAAGAGATGTCGCAATTTACGGTGTAA
- a CDS encoding IS66 family transposase — translation MFDNLKEFLDKSITQLPSESLTGKAINYMLNQWSKLVIYCDSG, via the coding sequence TTGTTTGATAATTTGAAGGAATTCTTAGATAAGAGCATTACCCAATTGCCATCAGAAAGCTTAACGGGCAAAGCTATCAATTATATGTTGAATCAGTGGTCAAAACTGGTAATTTACTGCGATAGTGGTTAG
- a CDS encoding IS110 family RNA-guided transposase, translated as MLRTNVIGIDLAKNVFQVCNISCQGELLSNKAISRQKLKELLAKAKPSLVALEGCATCHYWGRYAESFGHEVRIINPKKVKAYVEGHKTDANDALAIANAALQIGIKYSKPKSMEQQTLMSLEANRQFLSKTIVSLGLHIRSIINEYGIVRAKGTKGLAALVTSALDERDVLPASLIATLSMLWQQYLNLKEELSHLQKSMNATTRQIEPCKRLMALEGVGEVTASMLYANLGDGTQFTNGRQASAFIGLTPKQYSSGGKVTMMGIDKFGGVKDLRSMLYLGAMAYIYRLPDSPTNQKQAWLIKLVNRVGFKRACIALANKTVRTAWAMLRYETKYQSKTLSC; from the coding sequence ATGCTAAGAACGAACGTAATCGGCATAGATTTAGCGAAAAATGTATTTCAGGTTTGTAATATAAGCTGCCAGGGAGAGTTACTCAGCAACAAAGCTATAAGCAGGCAGAAGCTTAAGGAGCTCCTTGCTAAAGCCAAACCATCCCTTGTTGCTCTAGAGGGCTGTGCTACTTGTCACTACTGGGGTAGATACGCTGAGTCCTTCGGCCATGAGGTGCGTATAATTAATCCGAAAAAAGTGAAGGCGTATGTTGAGGGTCATAAAACGGACGCCAATGATGCGCTTGCTATCGCCAATGCGGCACTTCAAATAGGGATAAAATACAGTAAACCTAAATCGATGGAACAACAAACTTTGATGTCTCTTGAAGCAAATCGCCAGTTTCTTTCGAAAACTATCGTGTCATTGGGGCTGCACATTCGAAGCATCATTAACGAATACGGTATCGTTAGGGCTAAAGGCACTAAAGGGCTTGCTGCATTAGTGACTTCAGCGCTTGATGAAAGGGATGTTCTACCTGCAAGTTTAATTGCTACTTTATCAATGCTCTGGCAACAATACCTTAACCTGAAAGAAGAGTTAAGCCATCTTCAGAAATCCATGAATGCGACAACTCGCCAAATAGAACCCTGTAAAAGGCTCATGGCTCTTGAAGGTGTTGGTGAGGTAACAGCATCCATGCTTTATGCTAATTTGGGTGACGGGACACAATTTACTAACGGTCGACAAGCATCAGCATTTATCGGGTTAACACCGAAGCAATACAGTTCAGGTGGTAAGGTGACGATGATGGGTATTGATAAATTTGGCGGAGTTAAAGATCTTCGCTCAATGCTTTACCTTGGTGCTATGGCATACATATATCGACTGCCTGACTCACCTACAAACCAGAAACAGGCGTGGCTTATCAAGTTAGTCAATAGAGTCGGTTTCAAAAGAGCTTGTATCGCTTTGGCAAACAAAACTGTTAGAACAGCTTGGGCAATGCTTCGCTATGAAACAAAATATCAGTCAAAGACACTATCCTGCTAG
- a CDS encoding AraC family transcriptional regulator, protein MERGLYDFMEKMRSTTIEEQAIINEVSGIDNSIFTDRYRNIISFDKVCPKGKMISIRKHTRFIHYPEHSHDYVEICYVLSGRSLQVVENEEVELQTGDLLFLGPGVTHEIYPTGDKDILINFIIHKKFFSYIFEFISENCSLSNFFTDVVFKKSSTSALIFSTKGNNRLETLLNEMLSELDGDEPLTEPRVKFLLGILVLDLTLEKPQRIEKVTYDQGVLCKVITYMEKNLRCANLNEISDQLKMKNYNLSKLIKKESGVTFNNLLREIRFNKFCDIIKIKNISINDLAIEVGFSNTSDFYKKFKAKFGVSPREYRNTH, encoded by the coding sequence ATGGAAAGAGGACTGTACGATTTCATGGAAAAGATGAGGTCTACCACTATTGAAGAACAAGCGATAATCAATGAAGTTTCAGGCATCGATAATAGCATTTTTACGGATAGATACCGAAACATCATATCTTTTGATAAAGTTTGTCCAAAAGGTAAGATGATATCCATAAGAAAACATACTCGTTTTATCCATTACCCTGAACATAGCCACGATTACGTAGAGATCTGTTATGTACTGAGCGGGCGTTCGCTACAAGTTGTAGAAAATGAAGAGGTAGAGTTACAAACAGGGGATTTATTGTTCTTAGGCCCAGGAGTCACGCATGAGATATATCCTACTGGAGATAAAGATATCTTAATTAATTTTATTATCCATAAAAAGTTCTTTAGCTATATCTTTGAATTTATAAGTGAAAACTGTAGCTTATCTAACTTTTTTACTGATGTCGTGTTTAAAAAGTCCTCGACCTCAGCGCTAATTTTTTCAACCAAAGGTAATAATAGGCTTGAGACGTTGCTCAATGAGATGCTTTCAGAGTTAGACGGTGACGAGCCTCTAACCGAGCCACGTGTTAAGTTCCTACTCGGTATCCTTGTACTTGATCTGACGCTTGAAAAACCCCAGCGAATTGAAAAAGTGACTTATGATCAAGGTGTTCTTTGCAAGGTCATCACCTATATGGAGAAAAACCTCAGATGTGCTAACTTAAACGAAATTTCTGACCAGTTAAAAATGAAGAATTACAATCTTTCTAAGCTTATAAAAAAAGAAAGTGGTGTAACATTCAATAATTTATTAAGAGAGATCAGGTTTAATAAATTTTGCGACATTATTAAAATAAAAAACATTAGCATTAATGATCTAGCAATAGAGGTCGGTTTTTCAAACACCAGTGACTTCTATAAAAAGTTTAAGGCTAAGTTTGGTGTATCTCCAAGAGAATATCGAAACACTCATTAA
- the rhaB gene encoding rhamnulokinase, with protein MNYFLAIDIGASSGRHLLGHLDDGKLKIEEIHRFGNQIFNVDDQLCWDLGYLFSEIVTGLKKCAKLGKKPTALGIDTWGVDFVLLDSDDRLIGNAVSYRDKRTNGVMNEICSQIGDEELYAKTGIQFMDFNTICQLKKLPEEVKLQAKSFLMIPDYLNYLLTGKKVNEYTNATTTQLYNVEANKWDEDLIEFVGLKKDVFHEALPPLSKVGKLTQELVDEVGFDCEVILPPTHDTGSAFIASILNIEDNGVILSSGTWSLLGKELLDPIVNEQSRSKNFTNEGGVDRRYRFLKNIMGLWIVQEVSRNLDHRYSYSELVKLAREAKDFTSVIDVNDQRFFVNDNMIEEIVNYCKESGQIPPSTVGEVSACVYRSLARCYKKYIDEISEITGQEISVVNIIGGGCKNEFLNELIKAETEREVIIGPIEATGIGNIVTQMIAMKEVVDLSAAKEIIRFSDL; from the coding sequence ATGAATTACTTTTTAGCAATTGATATTGGTGCTTCAAGCGGACGACACTTGCTGGGCCATCTAGATGATGGCAAGCTCAAGATTGAAGAAATCCATCGATTTGGAAATCAAATCTTTAATGTAGACGATCAGCTTTGCTGGGATCTTGGTTATCTGTTCTCTGAAATAGTAACCGGCCTAAAGAAGTGTGCAAAATTGGGAAAGAAGCCAACAGCACTTGGTATCGATACATGGGGGGTAGATTTTGTCCTTCTTGATAGTGATGATCGTTTGATTGGTAATGCAGTGTCTTATCGAGACAAGCGAACCAATGGCGTTATGAACGAAATTTGTTCACAAATTGGTGATGAGGAGCTCTATGCCAAAACTGGTATTCAATTTATGGACTTCAATACCATCTGCCAGTTAAAGAAACTCCCAGAAGAGGTTAAGTTACAAGCCAAATCATTCCTCATGATTCCTGACTACTTAAATTACTTACTGACAGGGAAAAAAGTCAACGAATATACTAATGCCACCACAACACAACTTTATAACGTCGAAGCCAATAAATGGGACGAAGATCTGATTGAATTTGTTGGTCTTAAAAAAGATGTATTTCATGAAGCACTTCCTCCGTTATCAAAAGTCGGCAAGTTAACACAAGAGTTAGTAGATGAAGTCGGCTTTGATTGTGAAGTGATTCTACCCCCCACTCACGATACCGGATCTGCTTTTATAGCTAGTATTTTGAACATAGAAGATAACGGTGTCATTCTTAGTTCGGGTACATGGTCACTGTTAGGCAAGGAGTTGCTCGATCCTATAGTCAACGAACAGTCAAGGTCGAAGAACTTCACCAACGAGGGGGGGGTCGACAGGCGCTATAGATTCTTGAAGAATATAATGGGGTTGTGGATTGTCCAAGAAGTGTCGCGAAATTTGGATCATAGATATTCGTACTCTGAACTAGTCAAGCTAGCTCGAGAAGCTAAAGATTTTACTTCAGTAATTGATGTGAACGATCAAAGATTCTTTGTAAACGATAATATGATCGAGGAAATAGTCAATTATTGTAAAGAATCGGGCCAAATACCACCGTCGACAGTAGGAGAAGTCAGTGCGTGCGTCTACCGTAGTTTGGCAAGGTGTTACAAGAAATATATTGATGAAATATCTGAGATAACCGGCCAGGAAATTAGTGTTGTCAATATTATTGGCGGTGGGTGCAAGAATGAGTTCCTCAATGAACTGATAAAAGCAGAAACCGAGCGTGAGGTCATTATTGGCCCGATTGAAGCAACGGGGATAGGTAACATAGTCACCCAGATGATCGCCATGAAAGAAGTTGTTGATTTATCCGCTGCAAAAGAAATCATTAGATTTAGTGATCTATAA
- a CDS encoding BNR-4 repeat-containing protein, with protein MNMFKFSLCASAIFGSMLFVPTGVANAAIALESEVKITDGALHFDGSRLKARHADDNGSDVYDYKFGPQISAHGDSVKTYKDYVFMTWYSGGKQNRHVMLSRLNTKTGAIKTIEFPHQHTGFLNQPHIGESHNTIAVEISPIDGTIHMLYDMHAYGEDRPADGSFSEDYFRYSFSVPGAAEVVDKDFTLDKFVKDTSPLSAGDNDYKHLTLSGKIDYASYEGLTYPTFYTNDDGTLLVYMRKGGNNNGGYVFAHYDAEKGHWSDWNQFNVLDAKSYGNAYNWGLYGSMKYVNGKLRVSFQQRAKRDDKFVYQNGVYYAYSDSPSGDGQWKNHSGESMTFPLVNSDEIKVFEPGDYISHTEKDSVHIVQNFDWTVTEKGDVHMISRVKSRDNKRPDFEMVHLHSYKPAGAKEFIISDDFVGASNIYTAGENIYIIGLNKNGKPYVEKAKGGTNEFERVYESKSDKKFSHGKVHIQDGKLYYYLMERAKGNSRPLYLQVIDLDL; from the coding sequence ATGAATATGTTTAAATTTAGCTTATGTGCGAGTGCTATATTCGGCTCAATGTTATTTGTACCTACTGGAGTAGCCAATGCTGCTATTGCTCTTGAGAGTGAAGTAAAAATCACCGATGGAGCCCTACATTTTGATGGAAGTCGACTTAAAGCTCGACATGCCGATGACAACGGGTCTGATGTCTATGATTATAAGTTTGGACCTCAGATATCAGCTCATGGAGATAGTGTAAAAACATACAAAGACTACGTTTTTATGACTTGGTATAGTGGTGGTAAGCAAAATCGACACGTCATGTTAAGTCGACTTAACACCAAAACCGGTGCCATTAAAACGATTGAGTTCCCACATCAACATACAGGTTTTCTAAACCAACCGCATATCGGTGAGTCACACAACACTATCGCGGTTGAGATAAGTCCTATCGATGGTACGATTCATATGCTTTATGATATGCATGCATATGGCGAAGATAGACCAGCAGATGGATCATTTAGTGAAGATTACTTCCGCTATTCATTCAGTGTGCCTGGGGCTGCTGAGGTTGTGGATAAAGATTTTACGTTGGATAAGTTTGTTAAGGATACTAGCCCGTTAAGTGCCGGTGACAATGACTACAAGCACTTAACGCTTAGTGGTAAAATTGATTATGCCAGCTACGAAGGTCTCACTTATCCAACGTTCTACACAAACGATGATGGAACCTTGCTGGTTTATATGCGTAAAGGCGGTAACAACAACGGTGGGTATGTATTTGCTCATTATGATGCAGAGAAAGGCCATTGGTCTGACTGGAATCAATTTAACGTTTTAGATGCCAAATCCTATGGTAATGCCTATAACTGGGGTCTGTACGGCAGCATGAAGTATGTTAATGGTAAGCTCAGGGTTAGTTTCCAGCAGCGTGCTAAACGGGACGACAAATTTGTTTATCAAAATGGCGTTTACTACGCATACTCTGATAGCCCTAGTGGTGATGGCCAATGGAAAAACCACTCAGGTGAAAGCATGACGTTTCCACTTGTGAACTCAGATGAAATTAAGGTGTTTGAGCCAGGCGACTACATTAGTCATACCGAAAAAGATTCGGTGCATATTGTACAGAATTTTGATTGGACTGTGACAGAGAAGGGCGATGTACACATGATCAGTCGTGTTAAGTCCAGAGATAACAAACGTCCAGATTTCGAGATGGTTCACTTACACTCATATAAACCTGCTGGTGCAAAAGAGTTTATTATTTCTGACGATTTTGTAGGTGCGTCTAATATTTATACTGCTGGTGAAAATATTTATATCATTGGTTTGAATAAAAATGGCAAACCATATGTTGAAAAAGCGAAAGGCGGAACTAACGAATTTGAACGTGTCTATGAGTCTAAATCAGATAAGAAGTTTAGCCACGGTAAGGTACATATTCAAGATGGTAAGTTATATTATTATCTAATGGAACGTGCAAAGGGTAACTCTCGCCCGCTATATCTACAAGTTATTGACTTAGATCTATAA
- a CDS encoding DJ-1/PfpI family protein yields MKIIALLLSDGFEEGEAINVIDILRRLELSVKILSCDQTVSLTSYHGVKIVADDLLSSKIQCDFDAIVLVGGPPNTDKLGTDSQVIRFIERHISMSAYIAALCSSGAKVLAKNSLLGSHHYVCCGNFHQNYSDGSYINQPVVMDGQFITGQDYGYTIDFAFAIAEVLLGDTRTRSNDVSDVDWVAKHINYRRFTEYKL; encoded by the coding sequence ATGAAAATTATTGCACTTTTACTCAGTGACGGATTCGAAGAAGGTGAGGCAATCAACGTAATTGACATATTACGTCGCTTGGAGCTTTCGGTGAAGATATTGTCCTGCGATCAAACCGTTAGTCTTACCTCCTATCATGGGGTAAAAATTGTTGCCGATGACCTATTATCCTCCAAAATACAATGTGATTTTGATGCAATTGTTCTTGTTGGTGGTCCACCGAATACCGATAAACTAGGTACAGACAGTCAGGTTATCCGCTTTATTGAAAGACACATCAGCATGAGTGCCTATATTGCAGCGCTATGCTCCTCTGGTGCAAAAGTACTAGCCAAGAATTCACTGTTGGGTTCTCACCACTACGTTTGCTGTGGGAACTTCCACCAAAATTACTCAGATGGCTCATACATCAATCAACCCGTTGTGATGGACGGCCAATTTATTACCGGGCAAGACTATGGCTACACAATCGATTTTGCGTTTGCTATCGCAGAGGTTCTACTCGGCGACACCAGAACCAGATCAAATGACGTTAGTGATGTAGACTGGGTAGCGAAGCATATTAATTATCGTCGATTCACTGAATACAAACTCTGA
- a CDS encoding oligogalacturonate-specific porin KdgM family protein, which translates to MKKANLIALAVTSTLISTSVLSATLMVRQEHLADPSNPINKNATLIKLGASSGNTFFGAQVSHKGETLSTYQLGSGEVQLGHRYNVNDDIRLVPQLQVTSVTSGLLYKPQMGFVYQLGSGFSTELKYKHEFHVRSDDKDTTQKSQYQFNLDYRIDDALRLGLQYDYFKSLDDVKQYNNHDFKQHLELKAYYRVAKGWTPFVTFAGVPVSARSEDYQLRTRVGFLYSF; encoded by the coding sequence ATGAAAAAAGCAAATCTAATAGCATTAGCAGTGACCTCTACCCTCATCAGTACCTCTGTTCTTTCAGCAACATTGATGGTCCGTCAAGAACACTTGGCCGATCCTAGTAACCCAATAAATAAAAACGCTACTCTGATTAAACTTGGAGCTAGCTCTGGTAACACGTTCTTTGGCGCTCAGGTTTCTCATAAGGGCGAAACGCTAAGCACGTATCAATTGGGTAGTGGTGAGGTGCAACTTGGCCATCGTTACAACGTTAATGACGATATTAGGCTTGTCCCACAGCTTCAAGTGACATCAGTAACTAGTGGTCTTCTGTACAAACCGCAAATGGGTTTTGTTTATCAGCTTGGTAGCGGTTTCTCTACTGAGTTGAAATATAAGCATGAGTTTCATGTTCGCAGCGACGACAAAGATACTACCCAAAAAAGTCAATACCAATTTAATCTAGATTATCGAATAGACGACGCGCTGCGTTTGGGCTTACAGTATGATTACTTTAAGAGCCTTGACGATGTAAAACAGTATAATAATCATGACTTTAAACAGCACCTAGAGCTAAAAGCGTATTACCGAGTGGCTAAGGGGTGGACGCCATTTGTTACTTTTGCAGGTGTTCCTGTTAGTGCTAGGTCAGAAGACTACCAACTCCGCACAAGGGTAGGCTTCCTCTATAGCTTTTAA
- a CDS encoding IS4 family transposase yields MTIISLQKQFKQFFNADSLQKMAKSTGLMKRCRAILPDQLVVSLVAALSKGNCSSIADLLRQFNGMCLSAKDTVAYKPYHNQLRKEEFPIFMRQLAMRAIAQFARQQSANLPDKLATFDDVLLQDGSSFHIHRDLSNVYPSRFKRNPAAVECHMTMSLKSFSPVAMSISADTASERDFLPAPKTMSNKLLLADAGYPDFQFFTELELYGGFYIFRGAKSLNPHVIEARNGQGRHLSKLEGKKLKDITRGTNRSQVLDLKVRSGKQEFRVVRCWFAEEKRFCIWLTNLPSGTYTADDIMAIYRCRWQVELLFKELKSHTNWQRFVTAQKAIVDGLIWASLLSLIIRRSTALQIMPSVSLFKAAKNVDVWLLPIFECISHKAWSEIGNKLEWASSYIFKNAQKSAQRKSKKNITLDGIYAGLNA; encoded by the coding sequence ATGACGATTATCTCCCTACAAAAACAGTTTAAGCAATTCTTTAATGCTGATAGCCTTCAAAAAATGGCGAAAAGTACAGGACTTATGAAGCGATGTCGGGCTATCTTACCCGACCAGCTAGTAGTAAGCCTAGTGGCCGCTTTGAGCAAAGGAAACTGCTCATCTATTGCCGATTTACTAAGGCAATTCAATGGGATGTGCTTAAGCGCTAAAGATACTGTGGCTTATAAGCCCTACCATAACCAGTTAAGAAAAGAAGAATTTCCGATATTCATGCGCCAATTGGCCATGCGAGCGATAGCTCAGTTTGCTCGCCAGCAGAGTGCCAACCTACCAGATAAACTCGCCACCTTTGATGATGTGCTGCTTCAAGATGGTAGCTCTTTCCACATTCATCGTGACCTTTCGAACGTTTACCCGAGCCGATTTAAACGCAATCCAGCCGCAGTTGAATGCCATATGACAATGTCTTTAAAAAGCTTTTCTCCAGTCGCAATGAGCATCAGCGCTGATACAGCATCAGAAAGAGACTTTTTGCCCGCCCCCAAAACAATGAGTAACAAATTGTTGTTGGCTGACGCAGGGTACCCTGACTTCCAATTCTTTACTGAGCTTGAACTGTATGGTGGTTTCTATATTTTTCGAGGAGCAAAGTCCCTGAATCCTCATGTTATAGAAGCGAGAAACGGTCAGGGCCGGCATTTATCTAAACTAGAAGGAAAGAAGCTCAAAGACATCACTCGAGGTACTAATCGCTCACAGGTACTCGACCTTAAAGTTCGTAGTGGTAAGCAAGAATTTAGAGTGGTAAGATGTTGGTTTGCCGAAGAAAAGCGATTCTGTATTTGGTTAACTAACTTGCCTTCAGGTACCTATACTGCTGATGACATAATGGCGATCTACCGCTGTCGATGGCAGGTGGAGTTGCTTTTTAAAGAATTAAAATCTCACACAAACTGGCAACGATTTGTCACCGCACAAAAGGCCATCGTTGATGGGCTTATCTGGGCCAGTTTACTCTCGCTGATCATCAGGCGCAGTACTGCGCTTCAGATAATGCCATCGGTCTCGCTGTTTAAGGCGGCAAAAAATGTGGATGTGTGGCTGTTGCCCATATTTGAATGTATCAGCCACAAGGCATGGTCAGAAATAGGTAATAAACTGGAATGGGCCTCTAGCTATATATTTAAGAACGCACAAAAGTCCGCCCAGAGGAAGTCAAAGAAAAACATCACGTTAGACGGGATTTATGCTGGTCTTAATGCTTAA